One genomic window of Chiloscyllium punctatum isolate Juve2018m chromosome 23, sChiPun1.3, whole genome shotgun sequence includes the following:
- the LOC140493950 gene encoding probable G-protein coupled receptor 139 — protein sequence MIDTLEQVEKIYNTIIAVIGVPVNLVAIMILSQGKCGLSTCTTYYLVAMAAADLLVIITDVILSQVTHYYFPRSFLEITPVCSFLTLLVHASIDCSVWFTITFSFDRFVAICCQKLKTKYCTNRTAAVVLASTWILLSLKNIPLYFVIEPKEIIDNVSWFCDSKASYYTEPGWVGFDWFATVLTPLLPFALILLLNALTVRHILVASRVRKRLRGQCKGGNHKDPEVESRRKSAILLFSISASFILLWSVAVLHFLYYNITGTNPEHYEGSLYLFQQAGFMLLGLSCCTNTFIYGVTQSKFREQFMNALKYPLLSFVELINKVRN from the exons ATGATTGATACACTTGAACAGGTTGAAAAAATATACAACACCATTATTGCtgttattggtgttcctg TTAACTTAGTTGCGATTATGATCCTGTCCCAAGGGAAATGTGGACTATCCACGTGTACTACATATTATCTCGTGGCTATGGCAGCTGCAGATCTTTTGGTCATTATAACTGATGTCATACTGTCACAGGTGACCCATTATTATTTTCCACGATCTTTTCTGGAAATCACTCCTGTGTGTAGTTTTCTCACTCTTCTAGTTCATGCATCAATAGATTGTTCAGTCtggttcaccatcactttctcctttgaccgatttgttgccatttgttgccagaagctgaaaactaAATATTGTACAAACAGAACTGCAGCTGTGGTTCTAGCATCAACCTGGATTCTGCTCAGTTTAAAAAATATTCCTTTGTATTTTGTAATTGAACCCAAAGAAATAATAGACAATGTGTCATGGTTTTGTGATTCAAAAGCAAGCTATTATACTGAGCCAGGATGGGTGGGTTTTGATTGGTTTGCCACAGTTTTAACCCCATTGCTTCCATTTGCTTTAATTTTATTGCTCAATGCACTGACAGTCAGACACATCTTGGTAGCCAGTCGAGTCCGTAAGCGACTGAGGGGGCAGTGTAAGGGAGGAAATCACAAAGACCCAGAGGTGGAGAGCAGACGGAAATCAGCAATTTTACTATTCAGTATATCAGCCAGCTTCATACTGCTGTGGTCAGTGGCTGTTCTACATTTTTTATACTATAATATTACAGGAACAAATCCAGAACATTATGAGGGCTCATTATATTTATTTCAGCAGGCTGGATTTATGCTGCTGGGTTTGAGTTGCTGCACCAATACTTTTATTTATGGGGTGACTCAGTCAAAGTTTAGAGAGCAATTCATGAATGCACTCAAATATCCATTGTTGTCATTTGTTGAATTAATCAATAAAGTAAGGAACTGA